The following proteins are encoded in a genomic region of Kosakonia oryzae:
- the yicI gene encoding alpha-xylosidase — protein MKISDGNWLIQPGLTLIQPVQVFEVEQQGNEMVVYAAPRDVRERTWQLDTPLFTLRFSSPQEGIIGVRIEHFQGALDNGPHFPLNVAQNVHVEIRNTEAFAELQSGSLSVRVGKGDNWAIDFLRDGERITGSQLKNNGYVQNGNSGRNYLFERLDLGVGETVYGLGERFTALVRNGQAVETWNRDGGTSTEQSYKNIPFYLTNRGYGVLVNHPEAVEFEIGSEKVSKVQFSVEGEYLEYFVIDGPTPQTVLDRYTRFTGRPALPPAWSFGLWLTTSFTTNYDETTVNSFIDGMAERQLPLHVFHFDCFWMKAFQWCDFEWDPLTFPDPAGMMKRLKARGLKICVWINPYIGQKSPVFRELKEKGYLLKRPDGSLWQWDKWQPGLAIYDFTNPEACQWYADKLKGLVAMGVDCFKTDFGERIPTDVAWHNGACPQKMHNHYAYIYNELVWNVLKETVGEQEAVLFARSASVGAQQFPVHWGGDCYANYESMAESLRGGLSIGLSGFGFWSHDIGGFENTAPAHVYKRWCAFGLFSSHSRLHGSKSYRVPWAYDEESCDVVRHFTQLKCCLMPYLYRQAAQAHESGVPMMRAMVLAFPDDPACDYLDRQYMLGDALLVAPVFSEAGDVQFYLPEGCWTHLWHNDVQIGNRWHKQRHNFMSLPVYVRDNTLLALGSNDQRPDYAWHEGTAFQLFALDDGHEALCEVPDARGAVIFRLRAKRANGVITIQADGAGRNWTLCLRNIAQIAGVQGATQSGSELGVVITPQGSEVRITL, from the coding sequence ATGAAAATTAGTGATGGCAACTGGCTTATCCAGCCGGGGTTGACGTTAATCCAGCCGGTTCAGGTATTTGAGGTTGAACAACAGGGCAATGAGATGGTGGTCTATGCCGCACCGCGCGATGTGCGTGAGCGCACCTGGCAACTGGATACCCCTTTGTTTACGCTGCGCTTTTCCTCGCCGCAGGAAGGGATTATCGGTGTGCGCATTGAGCACTTTCAGGGCGCGCTGGATAACGGCCCGCACTTCCCGCTTAACGTTGCGCAAAACGTTCACGTGGAGATACGTAACACGGAAGCGTTTGCCGAGCTGCAAAGCGGTTCGCTTAGTGTTCGCGTGGGGAAAGGCGACAACTGGGCGATCGATTTTCTGCGCGATGGCGAGCGCATCACCGGCAGCCAGTTGAAAAATAATGGCTATGTGCAGAATGGCAACAGCGGGCGCAACTACCTTTTTGAGCGGCTGGATCTCGGCGTGGGTGAAACGGTGTATGGCCTCGGCGAGCGCTTTACCGCGCTGGTGCGCAACGGCCAGGCGGTGGAAACCTGGAACCGCGATGGCGGCACCAGCACCGAGCAGTCGTACAAAAATATCCCCTTCTACCTGACCAATCGTGGTTATGGCGTGCTGGTTAATCACCCGGAAGCCGTGGAATTTGAAATCGGTTCGGAGAAGGTCTCCAAAGTGCAGTTCAGCGTTGAAGGCGAGTATCTGGAGTATTTCGTTATCGACGGGCCGACGCCGCAGACGGTGCTGGATCGCTATACCCGCTTCACTGGCCGTCCGGCGCTGCCGCCCGCGTGGTCATTCGGCCTGTGGCTGACCACTTCGTTCACCACCAACTACGACGAAACGACGGTGAACAGCTTTATCGATGGCATGGCCGAACGCCAGTTGCCGCTGCATGTGTTCCACTTTGACTGCTTCTGGATGAAAGCCTTCCAGTGGTGCGATTTCGAATGGGACCCGCTGACCTTCCCGGATCCGGCCGGCATGATGAAGCGGCTGAAAGCGCGCGGGCTGAAAATCTGTGTCTGGATTAACCCCTATATCGGGCAAAAATCGCCCGTTTTCCGCGAGCTTAAAGAGAAGGGTTACTTGCTGAAACGCCCGGATGGCTCGCTGTGGCAGTGGGACAAATGGCAGCCGGGGCTGGCGATTTACGACTTTACCAACCCGGAAGCCTGCCAGTGGTATGCCGATAAGCTCAAAGGCCTGGTGGCGATGGGCGTGGACTGCTTCAAAACCGATTTCGGCGAACGCATTCCGACCGATGTTGCGTGGCATAACGGCGCGTGCCCGCAGAAGATGCACAACCATTATGCGTACATCTACAACGAACTGGTGTGGAATGTGCTGAAAGAGACGGTTGGCGAGCAGGAAGCGGTGCTGTTTGCCCGCTCGGCTTCCGTGGGCGCGCAACAGTTCCCGGTCCACTGGGGCGGCGACTGCTACGCCAACTACGAATCGATGGCCGAAAGCTTGCGCGGCGGGTTATCGATTGGTCTTTCCGGTTTTGGCTTCTGGAGCCACGATATCGGCGGCTTCGAAAATACTGCGCCTGCGCATGTTTACAAACGCTGGTGCGCGTTCGGGCTGTTCTCCAGCCACAGTCGCCTGCATGGCAGCAAATCCTACCGCGTGCCGTGGGCGTACGATGAAGAGTCCTGCGATGTGGTACGCCACTTCACACAGTTGAAATGCTGCCTGATGCCATACCTTTATCGCCAGGCTGCGCAGGCGCATGAATCTGGCGTGCCGATGATGCGTGCCATGGTGCTGGCCTTCCCGGACGATCCGGCCTGCGACTATCTCGACAGGCAGTATATGCTCGGCGATGCGCTGCTGGTCGCGCCGGTGTTCAGCGAAGCGGGCGATGTGCAGTTTTACTTGCCGGAAGGATGCTGGACGCATCTGTGGCATAACGACGTACAGATCGGCAACCGCTGGCATAAACAGCGCCACAACTTTATGAGCCTGCCGGTTTACGTGCGCGATAACACGCTGCTGGCGCTGGGCAGTAACGATCAACGCCCGGATTATGCCTGGCACGAGGGTACGGCATTTCAGCTTTTCGCGCTGGATGATGGGCACGAAGCGTTGTGCGAAGTACCGGATGCCCGCGGCGCGGTGATCTTCCGTCTGCGGGCGAAACGTGCAAATGGCGTGATTACGATTCAGGCTGACGGTGCAGGGCGTAACTGGACGCTGTGCCTGCGCAATATTGCGCAGATTGCCGGAGTGCAGGGCGCAACGCAGTCCGGCAGCGAGCTGGGTGTGGTGATTACGCCGCAAGGGAGTGAAGTGCGTATTACGCTCTAA
- the lpxO gene encoding lipid A hydroxylase LpxO, with product MTAVIILAVFLISVFYAHSRGIEKQKLSRQLFDHSTFMAPINMFMTGFSRLPPKQPFFDTAEFPELQPITDNWQVIREEALRLQDHIKAAQTNNDAGFNTFFKRGWKRFYLKWYDDAHPSAQALCPVTTRLVNQIPSIKAAMFAELPPGAYLGKHRDPYAGSVRYHLGLSTPNDNRCFIEVDRQRHSWRDGEAVIFDETYVHWAENKTDQTRIILFCDIERPMKWRWAQAINHWVGATLMSAASSPNDEGDRTGAINRIFKYVYALREGGQRLKKRSRKLYYALKYLVIIAIFAAIIVPGLL from the coding sequence ATGACCGCCGTTATCATTCTCGCCGTTTTTCTTATCAGCGTGTTTTATGCGCATTCCCGCGGCATAGAGAAACAAAAGCTTTCGCGCCAGTTGTTTGATCATTCGACGTTTATGGCGCCGATCAATATGTTTATGACCGGTTTTTCGCGCCTGCCGCCAAAGCAGCCTTTTTTTGATACCGCCGAGTTTCCCGAGTTACAGCCAATTACGGATAACTGGCAGGTAATACGTGAAGAAGCACTGCGTTTGCAGGATCACATCAAAGCAGCGCAGACCAATAATGACGCCGGTTTTAACACCTTCTTTAAACGCGGCTGGAAGCGTTTTTATCTGAAATGGTACGACGATGCCCATCCTTCGGCGCAGGCGCTCTGCCCGGTCACTACCCGGCTGGTAAACCAGATCCCCTCCATTAAGGCGGCGATGTTTGCCGAGCTTCCTCCGGGGGCTTATCTTGGTAAACACCGCGACCCGTATGCCGGTTCCGTGCGTTACCACTTAGGCTTATCCACGCCGAATGACAATCGTTGTTTTATCGAGGTCGATCGCCAACGCCACAGCTGGCGCGACGGAGAAGCCGTGATTTTTGACGAAACATATGTTCACTGGGCGGAAAACAAAACGGACCAGACACGCATTATTCTGTTCTGCGACATCGAACGGCCAATGAAATGGCGATGGGCGCAGGCGATCAACCATTGGGTTGGTGCCACGCTGATGTCTGCCGCCAGTTCGCCGAACGACGAAGGCGACCGTACCGGCGCCATCAACCGGATCTTCAAATATGTTTATGCCCTGCGAGAAGGCGGCCAGCGCCTTAAAAAACGCAGCCGCAAGCTCTACTATGCGTTGAAATACCTGGTTATTATCGCGATTTTCGCCGCGATTATTGTGCCGGGTTTACTGTAA